In a single window of the Papaver somniferum cultivar HN1 chromosome 8, ASM357369v1, whole genome shotgun sequence genome:
- the LOC113301858 gene encoding glutathione S-transferase T1-like, whose amino-acid sequence MNLKIYSYRMSQPCRAVVIFCDANGIDFEEVSVDLAKRENHLPEYRAINPLGQVPAIYDGRFKLFESRAILRYLACVFPAVADHWYPSDLCKRAKIDSVLDWHHSNLRRGPVTFCLNTVLGPIVGRAMNPQAAAKAEKLLISSLSKIESVWLIENEKFLLGNSQPSIADLSLVCEIMDLGILDDKDRSRILSPFKKVLKWIENTRIATSPHFEEAHNILFKAK is encoded by the exons ATGAATCTCAAAATATATAGCTATCGAATGTCTCAACCTTGCAGAGCCGTTGTCATCTTCTGCGA TGCAAATGGAATCGATTTCGAGGAGGTCAGCGTAGATTTAGCCAAGCGCGAGAATCATTTGCCAGAATATAGAG CAATAAACCCTCTGGGTCAAGTTCCAGCTATATATGATGGCAGGTTTAAGCTGTTTGAGAG tCGTGCAATTCTTAGATATCTTGCTTGTGTGTTTCCTGCTGTCGCTGATCACTG GTATCCAAGTGATTTATGCAAGAGAGCTAAGATTGACTCAGTCTTAGATTGGCATCATTCTAATTTACGTCGTGGTCCTG TTACCTTCTGTCTGAATACTGTACTAGGACCTATAGTGGGTCGTGCTATGAATCCACAAGCAGCAGCCAAAGCCGAAAAACTTTTGATCTCATCCCTGTCGAAAATTGAATCTGTGTGGCtcattgaaaatgaaaaattctTGTTGGGTAATTCACAACCATCTATTGCTGATCTTAGCCTTGTCTGCGAAATCATGgatttaggg ATTTTGGACGACAAGGATCGTAGTCGAATATTAAGCCCGTTCAAGAAAGTTCTGAAATGGATAGAGAATACAAGAATCGCGACAAGCCCCCATTTTGAAGAAGCACATAACATCTTATTCAaagcaaaataa
- the LOC113306612 gene encoding protein HESO1-like — MHFSVRRSEHKICTYTAQWEYRSYNDPRTKDHPLLIEDTYEQPDNAARAVSMSLLPSISEAFKKTHHSLVSSNQDRNSLIYGLVRRRVSSQLISSHGNPLFFNRGATDFPSLSHATPPSQDQFYNRPNPQANVGINSFSKPTGKVGAEDLQMMSILCYVLVSLMKI, encoded by the exons ATGCATTTCAGCGTCAGGCGGTCAGAGCACAAAATCTGCACTTATACAGCCCAATGGGAATACAGAAGTTACAATGATCCAAGGACAAAAGACCATCCTTTACTT ATTGAAGATACGTATGAGCAGCCAGATAATGCAGCAAGAGCTGTTTCCATGAGTCTACTTCCCAGCATATCTGAAGCATTTAAAAAGACCCACCATTCCCTTGTTTCATCCAATCAAGATAGAAATTCTCTGATCTATGGTCTTGTTAGACGCCGGGTCAGCTCCCAGCTTATTTCATCACATGGTAATCCGTTGTTTTTCAACAGAGGTGCAACAGATTTCCCTTCACTGTCGCATGCTACACCCCCATCTCAGGACCAGTTTTACAACAGGCCAAATCCGCAGGCCAATGTCGGCATCAACTCATTTTCAAAGCCAACGGGAAAGGTGGGAGCCGAAGACCTCCAGATGATGAGCATCCTATGTTATGTTCTGGTCTCTTTAATGAAGATTTGA
- the LOC113304305 gene encoding uncharacterized protein LOC113304305: MGRQQENLDKMKVRQDYRNLWHTDLMSTIQADTPYCCMALWCGPCVSYMLRKRAIYNDMRRYVCCAGYLPCSGRCGESKCPEFCLATEVCLCFGNSVASTRFLLQDEFNIQTTQCDNCIIGFMFCLQQVACIFSIVAMIVGSEEISEASQILSCLSDLVYCSVCACMQTQHKIEMDKRDGVFGPQVMGVPPVQNMSRIDQPVPPHVGYPPQQGYGYPPPQPQGYPPAGYPPQGYPPAGYPPAGYPPAGYPPK; this comes from the exons ATGGGGCGTCAACAGGAGAATCTAGATAAGATGAAGGTCCGTCAGGATTATAGAAATCTATGGCATACTGATCTTATGAGTACTATTCAAGCTGATACTCCTT attGTTGTATGGCGTTGTGGTG TGGACCATGTGTATCCTACATGCTTCGGAAACGAGCTATTTACAATGACATGAGAAG GTATGTTTGTTGTGCTGGTTATCTCCCATGCAGTGGTAGATGTGGAGAAAGTAAGTGCCCTGAGTTTTGCCTTGCTACTGAG GTTTGCCTTTGTTTTGGAAATTCAGTTGCATCCACCCGTTTTCTATTGCAAGACGAGTTCAATATACAGACAACACAATGTGATAATTGCATTATT GGTTTCATGTTCTGTCTTCAACAAGTTGCCTGCATATTTTCCATTGTTGCAATGATTGTTGGAAGTGAGGAAATATCAGAAGCTTCTCAGATATTATCCTGCCTGTCTGATCTCGTCTATTGCTC GGTTTGTGCTTGTATGCAG ACACAACACAAGATCGAAATGGACAAAAGGGATGGAGTCTTTGGACCTCAAGTGATGGGAGTACCTCCTGTTCAAAATATGTCACGTATTGACCAGCCAGTTCCTCCACATGTTGGATATCCACCACAGCAAGGATATGGTTACCCACCACCCCAGCCTCAGGGTTACCCACCTGCTGGTTATCCCCCACAAGGATACCCTCCAGCCGGCTACCCACCTGCTGGTTACCCACCAGCAGGTTATCCTCCAAAGTAA